A region of Thermococcus piezophilus DNA encodes the following proteins:
- a CDS encoding ATP-binding cassette domain-containing protein yields MILRGRVIDSEIPRFKHRWFGILAVETEKGRFKLYMTGNAAQWFLSGDEVEIHLKKEPEEEILDFDDYELYKFYSGDKVKVWPLWEKTFEAKRFSPLTGELLYTYSICAREAKYESDFEAIAELEQYHYASQKEKVALWRCENGHIFEANTKESCPVCGSDNVHILEIKGSIPASRFLILELENSEEYEPRILAYVRIDPPIPLMHRRLPNGEVEGNIREKVFPEDWFKPAFWPERIMRELYGELKRKHTRRVARSMLWEEAKWRAMRETNTAGSRIARVVVHPDYRSDGLGQLSLKAALEWIAGRRIPEMKKRKHIVETIAQMARYNPFFEKVGFKFLWETASGRPVLFYPLSDEAKEYIERFLREDPYAPKDGRLWRPSYGRVEPLSGPIVFKNVSKVFESELDVKGLPEEIQELLKAFGVRHRVIQRPVLRNLDFELKPGEIVAIVGASGAGKTTLLRLILGAVRGYWEEKYRPTVGEIEVPDNVKVSVLIPSEFEPEFGSESILEHIYRKIRDLNASVEILNRTGLSDAVLYRARFGELSTGQKERAKIASLLAEKPNLLLMDEFAAHLDTLTAMRVAKKVAEIIREAGITALIITHRPEVLRALDPDKVLFVGYGTARVEAKGKSLEEGRKSA; encoded by the coding sequence ATGATTCTTCGGGGCAGGGTAATTGACAGCGAAATCCCGCGCTTCAAACACCGGTGGTTTGGGATTCTTGCGGTCGAGACCGAGAAGGGAAGGTTCAAGCTCTACATGACGGGCAACGCCGCCCAGTGGTTCCTGAGCGGTGATGAGGTAGAGATTCACCTCAAGAAAGAGCCGGAGGAAGAAATCCTCGACTTCGACGACTACGAGCTCTACAAATTTTATTCGGGTGATAAGGTCAAGGTCTGGCCGCTGTGGGAAAAGACGTTCGAGGCAAAGCGCTTTTCTCCCCTGACTGGAGAGCTCCTATACACCTACAGCATATGCGCGAGAGAGGCAAAATACGAGAGCGACTTCGAGGCTATAGCCGAGCTGGAGCAGTACCACTACGCCAGCCAGAAGGAGAAGGTGGCCTTATGGCGCTGTGAGAACGGCCACATCTTCGAGGCCAACACGAAGGAGAGCTGCCCAGTCTGCGGGAGTGACAATGTTCACATCCTCGAAATCAAAGGCTCAATCCCAGCGTCGCGCTTCTTGATTCTCGAGCTGGAGAACAGTGAGGAGTACGAGCCGAGGATTTTGGCATACGTCCGCATTGACCCTCCGATTCCGCTGATGCACAGGCGTTTGCCGAACGGTGAGGTGGAAGGGAACATTCGTGAAAAGGTCTTTCCAGAGGACTGGTTTAAGCCTGCTTTCTGGCCCGAGAGAATAATGAGGGAGCTATACGGGGAGCTGAAGAGGAAGCACACCAGGAGAGTAGCCCGTTCAATGCTCTGGGAGGAGGCAAAGTGGAGGGCCATGAGGGAGACGAACACAGCTGGATCAAGGATAGCGCGCGTTGTTGTTCACCCAGACTACCGCTCCGACGGGTTGGGCCAATTAAGCCTCAAGGCAGCACTAGAGTGGATTGCCGGGAGAAGAATCCCTGAGATGAAGAAGAGGAAACACATAGTCGAGACCATAGCTCAAATGGCCCGCTACAACCCCTTCTTTGAGAAGGTCGGCTTTAAGTTCCTCTGGGAGACCGCGAGCGGGAGACCGGTTCTCTTTTACCCGCTCAGTGATGAGGCTAAGGAATACATAGAGCGCTTTTTGAGGGAAGACCCCTATGCCCCGAAGGACGGCCGCTTATGGAGGCCGAGTTACGGAAGAGTCGAGCCGCTAAGCGGGCCAATAGTCTTTAAGAACGTCAGCAAGGTCTTTGAGAGCGAGCTTGACGTTAAGGGATTGCCCGAAGAAATTCAGGAACTTTTAAAGGCCTTCGGCGTCAGGCACCGCGTAATTCAAAGGCCCGTTTTGAGAAATCTGGACTTTGAACTCAAGCCCGGCGAGATTGTGGCCATAGTCGGAGCGAGCGGAGCAGGAAAAACCACCCTGCTGAGGCTCATCCTCGGCGCGGTGAGGGGATACTGGGAGGAAAAATACAGGCCGACAGTTGGGGAGATAGAGGTGCCCGACAACGTCAAGGTCTCCGTGCTGATTCCGAGTGAGTTCGAGCCAGAATTTGGCTCAGAGAGCATATTGGAGCACATTTACAGGAAAATCAGAGATTTAAATGCGTCCGTCGAAATTCTCAACCGGACCGGACTGAGCGATGCAGTGCTTTACAGAGCCCGCTTTGGTGAGCTCTCGACCGGCCAGAAGGAGAGGGCAAAGATAGCTTCACTCCTCGCTGAGAAGCCGAATCTCCTCCTCATGGACGAGTTTGCAGCGCATCTCGACACGCTTACGGCCATGAGAGTGGCCAAAAAGGTGGCCGAGATTATCAGGGAGGCTGGCATCACCGCCCTCATAATCACCCACAGGCCAGAGGTGCTGAGGGCTCTGGACCCGGATAAGGTGCTCTTCGTCGGCTACGGGACGGCAAGGGTTGAGGCTAAAGGGAAATCCCTGGAAGAGGGCCGTAAATCAGCATGA